A stretch of the Alnus glutinosa chromosome 6, dhAlnGlut1.1, whole genome shotgun sequence genome encodes the following:
- the LOC133870901 gene encoding BTB/POZ and MATH domain-containing protein 5-like isoform X1, giving the protein MEEKTCHPLPAVDNDASGIVQSIRDHPPTHYTFQIKNFSLLFGMEEEKCHSGEFEVGGYQWRLVLYPNGKKNSDGNGHISLYLAIAHTNDLPLGWEVNVNIRFFVFDQIRDKYLTIQDANGRVRRFHNLKTEWGFAQLLSHDTLNDPSNGYLLDDTCVFGVEVFVIKATGKGETLSMINQPQHNYFTWRIDNYSNLKGEAYFSEHFTVEGRRWELKLKPGGSETGADTCLSLYLCLGDSEILPPNRKLYAKYKLRIRDQVHGNHLEKTVENWFSDPNEGYGFHNFLSKRDLQDTSKGYLVGEGVLIECKIDVISVVNDFSSN; this is encoded by the exons GAATCGTACAATCCATTAGAGATCACCCACCGACTCATTATACATTTCAAATCAAGAATTTCTCATTACTGTTTGGGATGGAGGAGGAAAAATGTCACTCGGGCGAGTTTGAAGTTGGCGGCTACCAATG GAGATTGGTACTTTACCCAAATGGGAAAAAGAATAGCGACGGGAATGGTCACATCTCTTTATACTTGGCAATAGCACATACCAATGATCTTCCACTTGGCTGGGAGGTTAACGTGAACATAAGATTCTTTGTGTTTGATCAAATCCGCGACAAGTACCTCACTATTCAAG ATGCAAATGGGAGAGTAAGACGCTTTCATAACTTGAAGACTGAATGGGGATTCGCCCAGTTACTTTCCCATGATACTCTCAATGATCCATCAAATGGTTATCTTCTTGATGACACTTGTGTCTTTGGGGTGGAAGTTTTTGTTATTAAAGCTACTGGTAAAGGGGAGACTTTGTCGATGATAAATCAACCTCaacataattattttacttggAGGATTGACAACTATTCGAACTTGAAAGGGGAAGCTTATTTCTCTGAGCATTTTACTGTTGAAGGGCGAAGATG GGAGTTGAAGCTCAAGCCAGGAGGAAGTGAAACAGGAGCAGACACATGCTTGTCTCTCTATCTCTGCTTAGGTGATTCAGAAATTCTTCCTCCCAACAGAAAATTGTACGCAAAATACAAGCTGCGAATAAGGGACCAAGTCCATGGCAATCACCTTGAAAAGACAG TTGAGAACTGGTTCTCTGATCCCAACGAGGGCTACGGTTTCCACAATTTTTTGTCAAAGAGAGATCTCCAAGATACATCAAAGGGCTACTTGGTGGGTGAGGGTGTCTTAATTGAGTGCAAAATTGATGTCATATCCGTAGTTAATGATTTCTCCTCAAattaa
- the LOC133870901 gene encoding BTB/POZ and MATH domain-containing protein 5-like isoform X2 has translation MEEEKCHSGEFEVGGYQWRLVLYPNGKKNSDGNGHISLYLAIAHTNDLPLGWEVNVNIRFFVFDQIRDKYLTIQDANGRVRRFHNLKTEWGFAQLLSHDTLNDPSNGYLLDDTCVFGVEVFVIKATGKGETLSMINQPQHNYFTWRIDNYSNLKGEAYFSEHFTVEGRRWELKLKPGGSETGADTCLSLYLCLGDSEILPPNRKLYAKYKLRIRDQVHGNHLEKTVENWFSDPNEGYGFHNFLSKRDLQDTSKGYLVGEGVLIECKIDVISVVNDFSSN, from the exons ATGGAGGAGGAAAAATGTCACTCGGGCGAGTTTGAAGTTGGCGGCTACCAATG GAGATTGGTACTTTACCCAAATGGGAAAAAGAATAGCGACGGGAATGGTCACATCTCTTTATACTTGGCAATAGCACATACCAATGATCTTCCACTTGGCTGGGAGGTTAACGTGAACATAAGATTCTTTGTGTTTGATCAAATCCGCGACAAGTACCTCACTATTCAAG ATGCAAATGGGAGAGTAAGACGCTTTCATAACTTGAAGACTGAATGGGGATTCGCCCAGTTACTTTCCCATGATACTCTCAATGATCCATCAAATGGTTATCTTCTTGATGACACTTGTGTCTTTGGGGTGGAAGTTTTTGTTATTAAAGCTACTGGTAAAGGGGAGACTTTGTCGATGATAAATCAACCTCaacataattattttacttggAGGATTGACAACTATTCGAACTTGAAAGGGGAAGCTTATTTCTCTGAGCATTTTACTGTTGAAGGGCGAAGATG GGAGTTGAAGCTCAAGCCAGGAGGAAGTGAAACAGGAGCAGACACATGCTTGTCTCTCTATCTCTGCTTAGGTGATTCAGAAATTCTTCCTCCCAACAGAAAATTGTACGCAAAATACAAGCTGCGAATAAGGGACCAAGTCCATGGCAATCACCTTGAAAAGACAG TTGAGAACTGGTTCTCTGATCCCAACGAGGGCTACGGTTTCCACAATTTTTTGTCAAAGAGAGATCTCCAAGATACATCAAAGGGCTACTTGGTGGGTGAGGGTGTCTTAATTGAGTGCAAAATTGATGTCATATCCGTAGTTAATGATTTCTCCTCAAattaa
- the LOC133872018 gene encoding oleosin Cor a 13, whose translation MAEHQRQSQDPGHMQPRSHQVVKAATAATAGGSLLVLSGLILACTVVALTVATPLFVIFSPVLVPAVITVSLIIMGFLTSGGFGVAAVTVLSWIYRYVTGRHPPGADQLDHARMKLASKAREMKDRAEQFGQQHVTGSQGS comes from the coding sequence ATGGCTGAGCACCAACGGCAATCCCAGGACCCGGGCCACATGCAGCCTCGGTCCCACCAAGTTGTCAAGGCAGCCACTGCGGCCACCGCTGGTGGCTCACTCCTGGTCCTCTCCGGTTTGATCCTAGCCTGTACGGTCGTTGCGTTGACCGTAGCCACACCACTGTTTGTGATATTCAGTCCGGTCCTCGTCCCTGCGGTCATTACAGTATCGCTTATTATCATGGGGTTCTTGACCTCCGGCGGATTCGGCGTGGCCGCGGTGACCGTTTTGTCGTGGATCTACAGGTACGTGACGGGGAGGCACCCACCCGGAGCGGACCAACTTGACCACGCGCGCATGAAGCTGGCTAGTAAGGCTCGAGAGATGAAGGACAGGGCTGAGCAGTTTGGTCAGCAGCATGTCACCGGTTCTCAGGGCTCTTAA